In Thiovibrio frasassiensis, one DNA window encodes the following:
- the secD gene encoding protein translocase subunit SecD produces MTSSLRWKILILLFVTIFAGLTVAPSFTNVPVWWQKYLAPAGLRLGLDLQGGMHLVLKVDLKKAIENNLDLSVQDLKNTLAEKKITVVRTASGDARKIILTLPNTGALETVKQIMDKDFPDLAGDFQTAQGSFPRIIVSLKQEKIDFINNKAVDQSLEILRNRIDQFGVAEPAIVRQGTDEIVIQLPGVKDPQRALNLIGRTAQLEFKLVDDTPGLNLGQLVSQAIQTGQWQEGASRKQLNLALQSRLPAGSEIYFEKEVDKTTKKETRIPILLKNQVLMTGDMVKDAQVRVGGNFNEPYVGLDLTGRGGTIFGQVTERSVGKRLAIVLDEVVRSAPVIREKILGGSAQISGSFSYEEATDLAIVLRIGALPAPVEIVQNLTVGASLGQDSINKGLMSGLFGTLLVVVFMAVYYRLSGVIANLSMVLNILLLFAGLALMGGTLTLPGIAGIILSIGMAVDSNIIIFERMREEFALGKSVRSGVEAGYAKAFWTIIDAHVTTLITALALFLFGTGPIKGFAATLSLGIIFNLFSTLFASRLFYESMQGKRKLKKLSFMLFLKNPQLDYMRIKNLTFAISGIFALIGCLAFVQIIRGQANMGVDFSGGTLLQYQSSQPFSLGEVRSALAKGDLEGVELQKVEGENRLIVKVKNSEKVVGHVSETVTAQLNTDFPDKHFVVENQSEIGSSVSDTLRSKALLAVVISLLGVIVYLGLRFDLRFGLAATLATLHDVLAVLGLIWLLNMEITLLTVTALLTLAGYSLNDTVIIFDRIRENLHKSDDPENITDTLINTSTNEVLSRSIVTSLTVFLVLAALYVLGGSVIHDFSFALLVGVMVGTYSSVFVASPLLTLWHRGKTA; encoded by the coding sequence ATGACGAGTTCCCTGCGCTGGAAAATACTCATCCTGCTCTTTGTCACCATCTTTGCCGGCCTGACCGTTGCCCCTTCCTTCACCAATGTTCCGGTCTGGTGGCAGAAATATCTTGCTCCGGCAGGACTGCGGCTGGGCCTGGATCTCCAGGGCGGCATGCATCTGGTTCTCAAGGTGGATCTTAAAAAAGCCATCGAGAACAACCTGGACCTCTCGGTGCAGGACCTCAAAAATACCCTGGCCGAGAAAAAAATCACCGTGGTCCGCACCGCTTCCGGCGACGCACGCAAGATCATTCTGACCCTGCCCAACACCGGTGCCCTGGAAACGGTCAAGCAGATCATGGACAAGGACTTTCCCGATCTTGCCGGCGATTTCCAAACCGCCCAAGGATCCTTCCCGCGGATCATCGTCAGCCTCAAACAGGAAAAAATCGACTTCATCAACAACAAGGCCGTGGACCAGTCCCTGGAGATTCTCCGCAATCGGATCGACCAGTTCGGCGTGGCCGAACCGGCCATTGTCCGGCAGGGCACGGACGAAATCGTCATTCAGCTCCCCGGAGTCAAGGATCCGCAGCGCGCCCTGAACCTTATCGGCCGCACCGCCCAGCTCGAGTTCAAACTGGTGGACGATACACCGGGCCTCAATCTGGGGCAGCTTGTCTCCCAAGCCATCCAGACCGGCCAATGGCAGGAGGGGGCCAGCCGAAAACAACTCAATCTCGCCCTGCAAAGCAGACTCCCGGCCGGCTCCGAAATCTATTTCGAAAAAGAGGTGGACAAAACCACCAAGAAGGAAACACGGATCCCCATCCTGCTCAAGAATCAGGTGTTGATGACCGGCGACATGGTCAAGGATGCCCAGGTCCGGGTGGGCGGCAACTTCAATGAACCCTATGTCGGCCTCGACCTCACCGGTCGCGGCGGCACGATTTTCGGCCAGGTCACGGAAAGAAGCGTGGGCAAACGATTGGCCATTGTTCTGGATGAGGTGGTCCGTTCCGCCCCGGTAATCCGGGAAAAGATTCTCGGCGGCTCCGCCCAGATCTCGGGCAGCTTCAGCTACGAGGAGGCAACCGACCTGGCGATTGTCCTGCGGATCGGCGCCCTGCCCGCTCCGGTGGAAATCGTCCAAAACCTGACCGTCGGCGCCTCCCTGGGCCAGGATTCCATCAACAAAGGGTTGATGAGCGGTCTGTTCGGCACCCTGTTGGTGGTGGTGTTCATGGCTGTCTACTACCGGCTTTCCGGGGTTATCGCCAATCTCTCCATGGTCCTCAACATCCTCCTGCTCTTTGCCGGACTGGCGCTGATGGGCGGCACCCTGACCCTGCCGGGCATTGCCGGTATCATCCTCTCCATCGGCATGGCGGTAGACTCGAACATCATCATCTTCGAACGGATGCGCGAAGAGTTCGCCCTGGGCAAATCCGTCCGCTCCGGGGTCGAAGCCGGTTACGCCAAGGCGTTCTGGACCATCATCGACGCCCATGTCACGACCCTGATCACCGCCCTGGCCCTGTTCCTTTTCGGCACCGGCCCCATCAAGGGGTTTGCCGCCACCCTCTCCCTGGGCATCATCTTTAATCTTTTCTCCACCCTCTTTGCCTCCCGGCTGTTCTACGAATCCATGCAGGGCAAACGGAAACTCAAGAAACTTTCCTTTATGCTTTTTCTCAAGAACCCGCAGCTCGACTACATGCGGATCAAGAACCTGACCTTCGCCATCTCCGGCATCTTCGCGCTCATCGGCTGTCTGGCCTTTGTCCAGATCATCCGCGGCCAGGCCAATATGGGCGTCGATTTTTCCGGCGGCACCCTGCTTCAGTACCAGTCCAGCCAGCCCTTCTCCCTGGGCGAGGTCCGTTCCGCCCTGGCCAAGGGGGATCTTGAGGGCGTTGAACTGCAAAAGGTCGAGGGCGAGAACCGCTTGATCGTCAAGGTAAAAAACAGCGAAAAGGTGGTGGGCCACGTTTCCGAGACGGTCACCGCTCAGCTGAACACCGACTTTCCGGACAAACACTTCGTGGTGGAGAACCAGTCGGAGATCGGCTCCTCGGTGAGCGACACCTTGCGATCAAAAGCGCTGCTGGCCGTAGTCATCTCCCTGCTCGGGGTAATCGTCTACCTGGGGTTGCGTTTTGATCTGCGTTTCGGCCTTGCCGCCACCCTGGCCACCCTCCATGACGTTTTGGCGGTGCTGGGTCTCATCTGGCTGCTCAACATGGAAATCACCCTGCTCACCGTCACCGCGCTTCTGACCCTGGCCGGGTATTCTTTAAACGACACGGTTATCATCTTCGACCGGATCCGCGAAAACCTGCACAAAAGCGACGACCCGGAAAACATCACCGATACCCTGATCAATACCAGCACCAACGAGGTCTTGAGCCGCTCCATCGTCACCTCGCTCACCGTCTTCCTGGTCCTGGCAGCCCTGTATGTCTTGGGCGGCTCGGTAATTCACGACTTTTCCTTTGCCCTGCTGGTGGGGGTCATGGTGGGCACCTACTCCTCGGTCTTCGTGGCCAGCCCCCTGCTCACCCTCTGGCACCGCGGTAAAACGGCATAG